A genomic window from Camelina sativa cultivar DH55 chromosome 2, Cs, whole genome shotgun sequence includes:
- the LOC104751727 gene encoding uncharacterized protein LOC104751727 yields the protein MVDKDWVHLCRADPAYERGASNFVRVVAAALGDGDMIICPCIDCRNIDRHSASVVVDHLVTRGMDEAYKWRSDWYHHGELKSGVEGDNNASQFNDEIYGLYQAAEFMDDDFVRNAELGEIADCEDKKEDEFFAKLADSVTTLYPSCVNHSKLSAIVSLFRLKTQNGWSDKSFNDLLETLPEMLPEDNVLHTSLYEVKKFLKSFDMGYQKIHACVNDCCLFRKKYKKLDNCPKCKASRWKTNMVTGEVKKGVPQKVLRYFPIIPRLKRMFRSEEMAKDLSCWPVLLVNYNLPPNLCMKKENIMLTLLIPGPQQPGNSIDVYLEPLIEDLNHLWNNGETTYDAFSKSTFNLKAMLLWTISDFPAYGNLAGCKVKGQMAYPLCGKNTDSLWLKFSRKHVYMCHRKRLPPKHSFRLKKSWFDGKTEQGRKGRILFGQEISQNLKNFKNDFGNWKRSARKRKKTECTSMESDKEELSSESEEDKENDVNVDEGELSRWKKRSIFFKLPYWEDLPVRHNLDVMHVERNVAASILSTLLHCGKSKDGLNAX from the exons ATGGTGGACAAGGATTGGGTGCATCTTTGCAG AGCTGATCCAGCTTACGAGAGAGGGGCTTCAAATTTTGTACGAGTTGTGGCTGCTGCTTTGGGAGATGGTGATATGATTATATGTCCTTGCATTGACTGTCGTAACATTGATCGTCACTCAGCCAGTGTTGTAGTTGACCATCTTGTTACAAGGGGTATGGATGAGGCTTATAAGTGGCGGTCagattggtatcatcatggagaGTTAAAGTCTGGGGTTGAAGGTGACAATAATGCCAGTCAGTTTAATGATGAGATATATGGGTTATATCAAGCTGCTGAGTTCATGGATGATGACTTTGTTAGAAATGCTGAACTCGGTGAGATTGCAGACTGTGAggacaagaaagaagatgagttttttGCAAAGCTTGCAGATTCTGTAACAACCTTATATCCAAGTTGTGTTAATCACAGTAAACTCTCGGCAATAGTGTCCCTATTCAGACTTAAGACACAGAATGGTTGGTCTGACAAGAGTTTCAATGATCTTCTGGAGACATTGCCGGAAATGTTACCAGAGGACAATGTGCTACACACATCACTATATGAggtgaagaaatttcttaagTCATTTGATATGGGCTACCAGAAGATTCATGCATGTGTTAATGATTGCTGCTTATTTagaaagaagtacaagaagctCGATAATTGTCCTAAATGCAAGGCTTCTAGATGGAAGACGAACATGGTTACTGGTGAAGTAAAGAAAGGTGTTCCACAGAAAGTGTTACGCTACTTTCCCATAATCCCACGGCTGAAGAGAATGTTTAGGTCCGAAGAGATGGCTAAGGACTTAAG TTGCTGGCCTGTTTTGCTAGTAAACTACAATTTGCCACCTAACCTATGcatgaagaaggagaatatcATGCTTACATTGTTGATACCTGGACCACAACAGCCTGGTAATAGCATTGATGTATACTTAGAGCCGCTCATAGAGGATCTTAACCATCTCTGGAACAATGGAGAGACAACATATGATGCATTCAGTAAATCAACTTTTAATCTGAAGGCAATGCTGCTTTGGACGATTAGTGACTTTCCGGCTTATGGGAATCTTGCAGGCTGCAAAGTAAAGGGTCAGATGGCCTATCCATTATGTGGAAAAAATACAGACAGTTTGTGGTTGAAGTTCAGCCGAAAACATGTCTATATGTGCCATCGAAAGAGACTGCCACCAAAGCATAGTTTCAGATTAAAGAAGTCGTGGTTTGATGGAAAAACTGAACAGGGGAGAAAAGGAAGGATATTGTTTGGGCAAGAAATTTCTCAAAACctgaaaaatttcaaaaatgacTTTGGAAATTGGAAACGATCTGCGCGCAAGAGGAAAAAGACTGAGTGTACTAGTATGGAGTCTGATAAAGAGGAGTTATCTAGTGAGTCAGAAGAGGATAAAGAAAATGATGTAAATGTAGATGAGGGAGAGTTATCAAGATGGAAGAAAAGGTCTATATTTTTCAAGTTACCGTATTGGGag GATCTTCCTGTGAGGCATAACTTAGATGTTATGCATGTAGAAAGGAATGTGGCTGCAAGTATTCTCTCTACTTTGTTACATTGTGGGAAATCAAAGGATGGTCTAAATGCCCNGTGA
- the LOC104724074 gene encoding transcription factor MYB108-like translates to MDDKARSLKINKNMEDFSNVEEEMDLRRGPWTVEEDLELINYIANHGEGRWNSLARGAGLKRTGKSCRLRWLNYLRPDVRRGNITLEEQLLILELHSRWGNRWSKIAQYLPGRTDNEIKNYWRTRVQKHAKQLRCDVNSQQFKDTMKYLWMPRLVERIQATSTRSVSTSSCVTTSSDQFVINNNSTNMEHSGLMSNPNGHIFTSESDHSNVAVSPSSDLTECHPQMSSQNYLDNKISPSSDLTECHPQMSSQNYLDNKSGLLGDFTNGMIPNYWDSFWNIGYDEDLWLLQQQQQGVLGNGSF, encoded by the exons ATGGATGACAAAGCAAGAAGCTTAAAGATCAACAAGAACATGGAGGATTTTTCGAAcgtggaagaagaaatggaCCTAAGGAGAGGTCCATGGACCGTTGAGGAAGATTTAGAGCTCATCAATTACATCGCTAATCATGGTGAAGGTCGATGGAACTCTCTAGCTCGTGGTGCCG GACTCAAAAGGACCGGCAAAAGCTGCAGACTTCGGTGGCTGAACTATCTCCGACCAGATGTCCGCCGTGGAAACATAACTCTTGAAGAACAACTCTTGATTCTTGAACTACACTCCCGTTGGGGCAATAG ATGGTCTAAGATTGCACAATATTTACCAGGGAGAACAGACAACGAGATCAAAAACTATTGGAGAACACGTGTTCAAAAGCATGCGAAACAGCTTAGGTGCGACGTGAACAGTCAACAGTTTAAAGACACCATGAAGTATCTTTGGATGCCTCGGCTCGTAGAACGGATCCAAGCCACCTCCACGAGGTCTGTTTCCACGTCATCTTGCGTCACCACCTCTTCAGATCAGTTCGtgatcaacaacaacagtacCAACATGGAGCATTCCGGTTTGATGAGTAACCCTAATGGTCACATCTTCACGTCGGAATCGGATCATTCCAACGTGGCAGTATCCCCTTCATCAGATTTGACGGAGTGTCATCCACAAATGTCATCACAGAATTATTTGGATAATAAAA TATCCCCTTCATCAGATTTGACGGAGTGTCATCCACAAATGTCATCACAGAATTATTTGGATAATAAAAGTGGTTTATTAGGAGATTTTACGAATGGGATGATACCTAATTACTGGGACAGTTTCTGGAACATTGGATATGATGAAGACCTCTGGctcttacaacaacaacaacaaggtgtCCTCGGCAATGGAAGCTTCTGA